From the Sebastes umbrosus isolate fSebUmb1 chromosome 2, fSebUmb1.pri, whole genome shotgun sequence genome, one window contains:
- the LOC119501749 gene encoding protein PIGBOS1 isoform X2, with the protein MFRRRIPFSQIALATVLGVAGGIYIYKPYFEPGLKTSGQQNQDVPKKQNETD; encoded by the coding sequence ATGTTTCGAAGAAGGATACCATTCTCACAGATCGCCTTAGCCACAGTGCTGGGAGTCGCTGGTGGTATTTATATCTACAAACCTTATTTTGAGCCGGGGCTGAAAACGTCAGGACAACAAAACCAGGATGTGCCAAAGAAACAGAATGAAACAGACTGA
- the rab27a gene encoding ras-related protein Rab-27A produces MSDGDYDYLIKFLALGDSGVGKTSFLYQYTDCKFNSKFITTVGIDFRERRVVYKSTNPDGSSGRGQKIHMQLWDTAGQERFRSLTTAFFRDAMGFLLLFDLTNEQSFLNVRNWMSQLQIHAYCESPDVVLCGNKCDLSDQRAVSETEARELAEKYGIPYFETSAANGLNVNQAVEELLDLIMKRMERCVDKSWIPDGTVRVNGPTNPDNSEGSDRSKCAC; encoded by the exons ATGTCTGATGGGGACTATGATTACCTCATCAAATTCCTAGCCCTCGGTGACTCTGGCGTGGGAAAAACGAGCTTCCTCTACCAGTACACAGACTGCAAGTTTAACTCCAAGTTCATCACTACAGTTGGAATAGACTTCAGAGAAAGAAGAGTG gtttacaaatcaacaaATCCAGATGGATCTTCAGGTAGAGGACAGAAGATTCACATGCAGCTGTGGGACACTGCAGGACAGGAGAG GTTTCGGAGTTTGACGACCGCGTTCTTCAGGGATGCGATGGGTTTCCTCCTCCTGTTCGACCTCACAAATGAACAAAGTTTCCTCAACGTCAGAAACTGGATGA GTCAGTTACAGATTCACGCATACTGCGAAAGTCCAGACGTCGTTTTGTGTGGCAACAAATGTGACCTGTCAGATCAGAGAGCAGTCAGTGAAACAGAGGCCCGTGAGCTGGCAGAGAAATACGG AATCCCATACTTTGAGACGAGTGCTGCAAACGGGCTCAACGTCAACCAGGCTGTGGAAGAGCTGCTGGATCTCATCATGAAGAGGATGGAACGATGTGTTGACAAATCCTGGATCCCTGATGGGACCGTCCGAGTTAATGGACCCACCAACCCAGACAACTCAGAGGGCTCCGATAGGAGCAAATGTGCATGTTAG
- the vrk3 gene encoding LOW QUALITY PROTEIN: inactive serine/threonine-protein kinase VRK3 (The sequence of the model RefSeq protein was modified relative to this genomic sequence to represent the inferred CDS: inserted 3 bases in 3 codons; deleted 4 bases in 4 codons; substituted 3 bases at 3 genomic stop codons), with protein sequence MPFQFCPQCGXKLQTDFRFCPSCGEKLPCPVDESGPVSSTLSLSLSPPKRDEAATSVVGSSLEPTGSTVINLWKCKXSFPAPTVTTRPALRKVRNSLRLEREVKFNIXDAIPPVGASTSPLRHDRIKDNGDGLVGTPPKQHPFTFKLSTGAETALETSPVLKSPRPVRGKAKLCSPAKQVEEGKRLTDKTSRRAEESAVDGSPVSFPSSVSPPISKSPSKVTGKSKAKKAKHASAVVPLQEGEEVTDTTGKKWTLVKLLSQSTTELLYEVLQNVSRSNSKESNHVLKLGAKDGRIFNEQNFLQRAAKPASVDKWIKQNKMDFLGIPSCVGFGPHAESLQVFLIFPNMGESLQSVMEEEDELLSEKVVLQLACRYXMWLQYIHSNEYVHADINAENIYINQDRXLISTNVYLVGYCHXFRYCPGGQHVEYREASRTPHEGTVEFISLDAHKGLRPRRSDLQSLGYCMLRWHTGMLPWTLLNHPDEVATEKQRYMEDVPALLTHCFGKKGVSSECIQTYLTQVMTMQYSEQPNYLALKAGLSSALLQLGVSPDQLLSF encoded by the exons ATGCCTTTCCAATTCTGCCCCCAGTGTG CAAAGTTGCAGACTGATTTCAGATTTTGTCCATCATGTGGGGAGAAGCTTCCCTGTCCTGTTGATGAATCTGGACCTGTGAGCTCGACGCTGTCTTTGAGTCTCTCTCCACCCAAAAGGGatgaagcagcaacatcagTAGTTGGATCAAGCCTTGAGCCCACGGGAAGTACAG TTATAAACCTTTGGAAATGTAAATGATCTTTTCCTGCACCTACAGTTACAACTCGTCCCGCACTGCGAAAGGTCCGTAACTCCCTGCGTCTGGAAAGGGAAGTTAAATTCAACA AAGATGCCATTCCACCTGTGGGGGCCTCCACTAGTCCTCTCAGACATGACAGGATCAAAG ATAATGGTGATGGATTGGTTGGAACTCCACCAAAGCAGCACCCATTCACTTTTAAGCTCTCCACAGGAGCAGAGACAGCTCTAGAGACTTCTCCTGTCCTAAAATCCCCTCGACCCG TGAGGGGAAAAGCCAAACTCTGCAGCCCCGCTAAGCAGGTAGAAGAGGGAAAGAGGCTGACTGATAAAACAAGTAGGAGAGCAGAGGAATCAGCGGTAGACGGCTCTCCTGTG tctttcccttcctctgtttcccCACCAATCTCCAAGTCCCCTTCAAAAG TGACAGGAAAAAGCAAAGCCAAGAAGGCGAAGCATGCGTCCGCTGTGGTGCCGCTACAGGAAGGTGAAGAGGTGACGGACACGACAGGCAAGAAGTGGACGCTGGTGAAACTGCTCAGTCAGAGCACAACAGAGCTCCTCTATGAAG TTTTGCAAAACGTTTCACGGTCGAATTCCAAGGAATCAAATCACGTCCTCAAACTG GGAGCTAAAGATGGAAGAATCTTCAACGAGCAGAACTTTCTGCAGAGAGCTGCTAAACCTGCATCTG TGGACAAGTggatcaaacaaaacaagatggaTTTCCTGGGGATCCCTTCC TGTGTTGGCTTTGGTCCTCATGCAGAGTCCCTACAGGT GTTTCTGATTTTCCCCAACATGGGCGAGTCTCTCCAGTCTGTcatggaggaagaagatgagctTCTGTCT GAAAAAGTTGTCCTTCAGCTCGCCTGCAGATA TTAGATGTGGCTGCAGTATATCCATTCAAACGAGTACGTTCACGCGGATATCAATGCAGAAAACATTTACATCAACCAGGACAGGTGACTAATCAGTACAAAT GTATACCTGGTAGGATACTGCC GCTTCAGGTACTGTCCAGGTGGGCAACATGTGGAGTACCGTGAAGCCAGCAGAACACCACATGAGGGCACCGTGGAGTTCATCAGC CTGGACGCACACAAGGGA CTCCGTCCTCGACGCAGTGACCTGCAGTCTCTGGGTTACTGCATGCTGCGTTGGCACACGGGGATGCTGCCGTGGACCCTCCTAAATCACCCGGACGAGGTAGCCACGGAGAAACAGAG GTACATGGAGGATGTTCCTGCACTGTTGACTCACTGCTTTGGGAAGAAGGGTGTTTCCAGTGA gtGCATTCAAACGTACCTGACTCAAGTGATGACTATGCAGTACTCTGAGCAGCCGAACTACTTGGCGCTGAAGGCCGGACTCAGTTCCGCTTTACTGCAGCTGGGTGTGTCACCAGACCAGCTGCTCAGTTTTTAG
- the LOC119474706 gene encoding uncharacterized protein LOC119474706 isoform X2 — METQDLSESGVTQVCVSAEVKDDASEDSSVQAGQTEAETEDSTTKAGEGRQVEASENTVSIISPSRSQNNQRTLQRFLFLLLLVSFRKWRQPLKVSTFSTALTSRKMRRRKRKMRNKRKRKEKRRRRRRRRRRRRSTARRREKNNTERTRHMVRRSVPLLPPIWPLLSSNDTVEPELNHFSHSDLLMPSPSSHTCGIGGLEDIPLTAQTNKLFHYGRVCAHICLVLTKNDKLRGFCASVVTESPPLFPPKISLQSPHSFNTHSITLPGLKWDTTQFTLSLNCSCHVKILCPKHFRNS, encoded by the exons ATGGAGACTCAGGATTTGTCTGAAAGTGGCGTCACACAAGTGTGTGTTTCAGCGGAGGTAAAAGACGACGCGTCTGAGGACTCGTCCGTACAGGCCGGACAGACTGAAGCGGAGACAGAGGACAGCACCACTAAAGCAGGAGAGGGACGCCAGGTAGAAGCATCAGAGAACACAGTGAGCATCATCAGTCCGTCCAGGAGTCAAAACAACCAGAGGACGCTCCAACG GTTCCTTTTCCTACTTCTACTAGTTTCATTCAGGAAGTGGAGACAGCCCTTGAAAGTTTCGACTTTCTCAACTGCTCTGACCtcgaggaagatgaggaggaggaaaaggaagatgaggaacaaaaggaagaggaaggagaaaagaaggagaaggaggaggagaaggaggag gaggaggagcacagCGAGGAGAAGGGAGAAGAACAACACG GAGAGGACACGTCACATGGTCAGGAGGAGCGTCCCCCTACTCCCACCCATCTGGCCACTCCTGTCTTCTAATGACACAGTGGAACCAGAGCTAAACCATTTCTCCCACTCTGACCTACTCATGCCATCGCCCTCTTCTCACACATGCGGGATCGGAGGACTTGAGGATATTCCACTTACTGCTCAGACAAACAAGCTCTTCCATTACGGCCGAGTTTGTGCACATATTTGCCTTGTTCTGACCAAGAACGATAAACTTCGAGGTTTCTGCGCCTCAGTCGTGACAgaaagt ccccccctctttccCCCAAAAATCTCCCTCCAAAGTCCTCATTCTTTCAACACCCACTCCATCACATTGCCTGGGTTAAAGTGGGACACCACTCAGTTTACACTTTCACTAAACTGTTCCTGTCATGTGAAAATTTTATGTCCAAAACATTTCAGGAACAGCTAA
- the LOC119474706 gene encoding rho family-interacting cell polarization regulator 1-like isoform X1, which yields MFTGSTKLPPSKSPQPERLDEVYAALRRGLQSYLQVHQLELDSLGQQSRENKRNGRLGSLYELDKQVKAIERFMRRLEFHLSKVDELYDAYCIQRRLRDGASKMVAAFNCATGSREARESLSEANKGYRECTEHMCSLESELESQMGEFHVKMKGLAGFARLCAGDQYEVLMRYGRQRWRLRGRVEVSSKQIWDSEEYIFLPLVTELLSIKVTELKSLANHVVVGSVSCEMLDLFCPLPQTLAVDINDLGTVKLNLEVTWSPFDKDDQTSSSSTVSKRLLSNQSPPDTPSMREQVFYSLLKRQGEMENGTVWSNSSESSDDSSSPALAHHAQRG from the exons ATCGTACCTGCAGGTCCACCAGCTGGAGCTGGACAGTCTGggtcagcagagcagagagaacaAGAGGAACGGTCGTCTG gGGTCTCTGTATGAGTTGGATAAG CAAGTGAAAGCCATAGAGAGGTTTATGCGTCGCCTGGAATTCCACCTCAGCAAG GTTGATGAGCTGTACGATGCATATTGTATACAGCGCCGACTGCGTGACGGAGCGAGTAAGATGGTGGCCGCCTTTAACTGCGCCACCGGCAGCAGGGAGGCCAGAGAGAGCCTGAGTGAAGCCAACAAGGGCTACAGGGAATGTACAGAG CACATGTGCTCACTTGAGAGTGAATTAGAAAGCCAGATGGGAGAATTTCATGTCAAGATGAAGG GCCTCGCTGGCTTCGCACGGCTGTGTGCCGGTGACCAGTATGAG GTCTTAATGCGTTACGGGCGGCAACGCTGGAGGCTACGAGGCCGCGTGGAAGTCAGCAGCAAGCAGATATGGGACAGTGAAGAGTACATCTTCCTGCCTCTCgtcacagagctgctgtcaatcaag GTGACGGAGCTGAAGAGCCTGGCCAATCACGTGGTGGTGGGCAGCGTGTCCTGCGAAATGCTCGACCTGTTCTGCCCGCTTCCCCAGACGCTTGCCGTGGATATCAACGACCTCGGGACGGTGAAGCTGAACCTGGAGGTCACCTGGAG tcCGTTTGATAAGGACGACCAGACATCCTCCTCCAGTACAGTTTCCAAACGGCTGCTGTCCAATCAGAGCCCTCCTGACACGCCCTCTATGCGGGAGCAGGTGTTTTAT TCTCTGCTGAAGCGGCAGGGAGAAATGGAGAACGGGACCGTCTGGTCCAACTCCTCTGAGTCCTCCGACGACTCCTCTAGTCCGGCCTTGGCTCACCACGCTCAGAGAGGTTGA